Proteins from a genomic interval of Arachis hypogaea cultivar Tifrunner chromosome 10, arahy.Tifrunner.gnm2.J5K5, whole genome shotgun sequence:
- the LOC112714341 gene encoding ABC transporter C family member 2, translating into MAFEPLDWYCQPVANGVWTTTVDNAFGAYTPCAVDSLVISVSHLVLLGLCVYRIWLIKKDFKAKRFCLRSKLYNYLLGLLALYCVAEPLYRLIAGLSILNLDGQTQLAPFEITSLVIEVLTWGAMLILIGVETKVYIYEFRWFIRFGLLYSIVGDTVMLNLIISVQELYSRSVLYLYISEVVCQALFGLLLLVYIPTLDPYPGSTPVRSDLVVDTAYEELHGGEQICPERHANILSRILFSWMNPIMNLGYQRPLTEKDIWKLDTWDRTETLNEKFQRCWVEESRRSKPWLLRALNASLGGRFWWGGFWKIGNDLSQFLGPLILNQLLESMQNGDPAWIGYVFAFSIFVGVVFGVLCEAQYFQNVMRVGFRLRSTLVAAVFRKSLRLTHEARKQFASGKITNLMTTDAEALQQICQSLHTLWSAPFRITIAMVLLYQQLGVASLLGALMLVLMFPLQTFIISRMQKLSKEGLQRTDKRIGLMNEVLAAMDTVKCYAWESSFQSKVQNVRDDELSWFRKASLLGALNGFILNSIPVFVTVISFGMFTLLGGNLTPARAFTSLSLFAVLRFPLFMLPNIITQAVNANVSLKRLEDLLLAEERILLPNPPLEPGLPAISIKNGNFSWDSKAERPTLANINLDIPVGSLVAVVGSTGEGKTSLVSAMLGELPAVVGSTVVMRGTVAYVPQVSWIFNATVRDNVLFGSAFDPIRYERAIDVTELRHDLELLPGGDLTEIGERGVNISGGQKQRVSMARAVYSKSDVYIFDDPLSALDAHVAKQVFDKCIKGELRGKTRVLVTNQLHFLSQVDRIILIHEGTVKEEGTFEELSNQGPLFQKLMENAGKMEEYEEETVDTETADPKSSSKQVANGELNDTAKSGSKAKEGKSVLIKQEERETGVVSMKVLARYKTALGGLWVVVILFGCYFLTEVLRISSSTWLSHWTDQSASVGYDPGFYNLIYAALSFAQVMVTLTNSYWLIISSLYAARRLHEAMLHSILRAPMVFFHTNPLGRVINRFAKDLGDIDRNVAPFVNMFLGQVSQLLSTFVLIGIVSTMSLWAIMPLLVLFYGAYLYYQSTAREVKRLDSISRSPVYAQFGEALNGLSTIRAYKAYDRMADINGKSMDNNIRFTLVNMSGNRWLAIRLETLGGLMIWFTATFAVMQNGRAENQQEFASTMGLLLSYALNITSLLTGVLRLASLAENSLNAVERVGTYIDLPSEAPSIIEDSRPPPGWPSSGSIRFEDVVLRYRPELPPVLHGLNFTIFPSDKVGIVGRTGAGKSSMLNALFRIVELERGRILIDDCDIAKFGLADLRKVLGIIPQSPVLFSGTVRFNLDPFNEHNDADLWEALERAHLKDVIRRNSLGLDAEVSEAGENFSVGQRQLLSLSRALLRRSKILVLDEATAAVDVRTDALIQKTIREEFKSCTMLIIAHRLNTIIDCDRILLLDGGKVLEYDTPEELLSNEGSSFSKMVQSTGAANAQYLRSLALGSKSDREESKHNDGQKKWLASSRWAAAAQFALAVSLTSSQNDLKRLEVEEENSILKKTRDAVITLQGVLERKHDREIEESLDRYQISSDSWWSSLYKMIEGLAMMSRLARSRLHQSDFDFDDRSINFDQVDM; encoded by the exons ATGGCTTTtgagccattggattggtattgtCAGCCAGTTGCAAATGGAGTATGGACCACAACAGTTGACAATGCCTTTGGAGCTTACACTCCTTGCGCGGTTGATTCTTTGGTGATCTCCGTTTCTCATTTGGTGCTTCTAGGCCTGTGTGTCTACCGGATATGGTTGATTAAGAAGGATTTCAAAGCCAAAAGGTTCTGCTTACGGTCAAAACTCTATAATTATTTGCTTGGGTTGTTAGCTTTGTATTGTGTGGCCGAGCCCTTATATAGATTGATTGCTGGACTATCAATTCTAAATTTAGATGGTCAGACTCAACTTGCTCCATTTGAG ATCACTTCACTGGTCATTGAAGTTCTTACTTGGGGTGCTATGCTGATTTTGATTGGCGTCGAGACTAAAGTTTACATTTACGAATTCAGATGGTTTATCCGATTTGGTTTGCTGTATTCTATTGTCGGGGATACTGTCATGCTCAACCTTATCATTTCTGTGCAGGAGTTGTATAGCAG GTCAGTGCTGTATTTGTACATAAGCGAGGTGGTCTGCCAG GCTTTGTTTGGACTACTTTTGCTTGTGTATATACCTACTTTGGATCCTTATCCGGGTTCTACCCCTGTTCGGAGTGACTTGGTTGTTGATACTGCATATGAAGAACTGCACGGAGGAGAGCAGATATGTCCTGAAAGGCATGCAAACATATTGTCAA GAATCCTTTTTTCTTGGATGAATCCTATCATGAATCTAGGATATCAAAGACCCCTTACAGAGAAAGATATATGGAAGTTAGATACATGGGATCGGACTGAGACACTGAATGAAAA GTTCCAGAGATGTTGGGTAGAAGAATCTCGGAGGTCGAAACCTTGGCTTTTAAGAGCATTGAATGCAAGCCTTGGTGGGAG GTTTTGGTGGGGAGGATTTTGGAAG ATTGGAAATGATCTCTCCCAGTTTTTGGGCCCACTAATATTGAATCAGCTGCTAGAG TCTATGCAAAATGGTGATCCAGCCTGGATTGGATACGTTTTTGCCTTCTCAATATTTGTTGGAGTG GTCTTTGGGGTGTTATGTGAAGCTCAATATTTTCAGAATGTCATGCGTGTTGGATTCCGGCTAAGATCAACACTg GTAGCTGCTGTATTTCGCAAATCATTAAGGCTTACCCATGAAGCTCGAAAGCAATTTGCATCTGGAAAAATAACCAACTTGATGACTACTGATGCCGAAGCACTTCAG CAAATATGCCAGTCACTTCATACTTTGTGGTCAGCTCCGTTCCGCATTACCATTGCCATGGTTCTTCTTTATCAACAACTAGGTGTTGCTTCCCTTTTGGGCGCTTTGATGCTAGTCCTTATGTTTCCATTACAG ACATTTATCATCAGTAGAATGCAGAAGTTGTCTAAGGAAGGATTACAACGTACAGACAAGAGAATTGGCCTTATGAATGAAGTTTTGGCAGCTATGGACACTGTAAA ATGTTATGCATGGGAGAGTAGTTTCCAGTCTAAAGTTCAGAATGTCCGAGATGATGAATTATCATGGTTTCGAAAAGCATCATTACTTGGAGCG TTAAATGGATTCATACTGAATAGTATTCCAGTTTTTGTAACTGTGATTTCATTTGGAATGTTCACCTTACTTGGAGGGAATTTGACACCCGCAAGAGCTTTTACATCACTTTCTCTGTTTGCTGTGCTTCGGTTTCCTCTCTTCATGCTTCCTAATATTATAACTCAG gCGGTTAATGCAAATGTATCATTGAAGCGTTTGGAGGATTTGCTCTTAGCAGAAGAGAGAATACTTTTACCAAATCCACCGCTTGAGCCAGGATTACCAGCCATCTCAATCAAAAACGGAAACTTCTCTTGGGATTCCAAG GCAGAAAGGCCTACATTGGCGAACATAAACTTGGATATACCTGTTGGTAGCCTAGTTGCAGTTGTTGGAAGTACAGGAGAAGGGAAAACATCACTAGTATCTGCAATGCTTGGAGAACTTCCTGCAGTTGTAGGTTCAACTGTTGTTATGAGAGGGACAGTTGCTTACGTACCCCAAGTCTCTTGGATTTTTAATGCAACT GTGCGAGATAATGTTTTATTTGGTTCTGCCTTTGACCCAATAAGATATGAAAGGGCAATAGATGTGACTGAACTACGACATGACCTTGAGTTACTGCCT GGTGGTGATCTTACCGAAATTGGTGAAAGAGGTGTGAACATCAGTGGTGGTCAAAAGCAAAGAGTATCCATGGCTAGAGCTGTCTACTCCAAATCCGACGTGTACATTTTTGATGATCCCCTTAGTGCTCTAGATGCGCATGTCGCTAAACAG GTTTTTGATAAATGCatcaagggagaattgagagGGAAGACCCGAGTTCTTGTTACAAATCAACTGCATTTCCTTTCACAGGTGGATAGAATCATTTTGATCCATGAAGGTACTGTGAAAGAGGAGGGAACATTTGAGGAGCTCTCTAACCAGGGGCCATTGTTCCAAAAGCTTATGGAAAATGCTGGAAAGATGGAGGAGTATGAAGAAGAAACGGTAGATACTGAAACTGCTGATCCAAAGTCCTCTTCAAAACAGGTGGCCAATGGAGAACTTAATGATACTGCAAAGAGTGGGAGTAAGGCAAAAGAAGGAAAATCTGTCCTTATTAAACAGGAAGAACGGGAAACAGGTGTTGTCAGTATGAAAGTTTTAGCAAG ATACAAGACTGCATTAGGAGGTCTTTGGGTGGTTGTAATACTCTTTGGATGCTATTTCTTAACAGAAGTGTTACGAATTTCAAGTAGCACATGGTTGAGCCATTGGACTGATCAGAGTGCTTCAGTGGGCTATGATCCTGGATTTTATAATCTGATATATGCAGCTCTATCATTTGCTCAG GTTATGGTGACTTTAACAAATTCTTATTGGTTGATCATATCAAGTCTATATGCAGCCAGAAGGTTGCATGAAGCCATGCTTCACTCCATATTACGAGCTCCTATGGTTTTTTTTCATACAAATCCACTTGGAAGAGTAATCAACAGGTTTGCAAAGGATTTAGGTGACATTGATCGTAATGTTGCCCCATTTGTCAATATGTTTCTGGGTCAAGTGTCTCAGCTCCTTTCAACATTCGTCCTGATAGGGATTGTCAGCACAATGTCCTTGTGGGCGATAATGCCGTTGTTGGTACTGTTTTATGGAGCATATCTCTACTATCAG AGCACCGCCCGTGAAGTAAAGCGCTTAGATTCAATTAGTAGATCCCCTGTTTATGCACAATTTGGAGAAGCACTTAATGGTCTATCAACAATTCGCGCTTACAAGGCTTATGACCGCATGGCTGATATCAACGGAAAGTCCATGGACAACAACATACGATTCACTCTGGTGAACATGAGTGGAAATCGATGGCTTGCAATTCGATTGGAAACTCTGGGAGGTCTCATGATATGGTTTACTGCAACCTTTGCGGTAATGCAGAATGGGAGGGCCGAGAACCAGCAGGAATTTGCATCCACCATGGGTTTACTACTTAGTTATGCTTTGAACATTACCAGTTTGCTTACTGGTGTGCTCAGGCTTGCTAGTTTGGCTGAGAATAGTCTAAATGCCGTTGAGCGTGTTGGCACTTATATAGATTTGCCTTCAGAGGCACCATCCATCATTGAGGATAGTCGCCCCCCTCCAGGCTGGCCCTCATCTGGATCAATCAGATTTGAGGATGTTGTACTTCGATACAGGCCTGAACTTCCTCCTGTCCTTCATGGCTTGAATTTCACAATTTTTCCAAGCGATAAGGTTGGCATTGTAGGAAGGACAGGAGCTGGAAAATCTAGCATGCTTAATGCTTTATTTCGAATTGTGGAAttggaaagaggaagaatattaATTGATGATTGTGATATTGCAAAGTTTGGGCTGGCTGATTTGCGTAAAGTTCTTGGCATTATACCACAGTCCCCTGTTTTGTTTTCAG gaACTGTAAGATTTAATCTTGACCCTTTTAATGAACACAATGATGCTGACCTCTGGGAGGCTCTGGAGAGGGCACATTTGAAGGATGTGATACGGAGGAATTCTTTGGGGCTGGATGCTGAG GTCTCTGAGGCAGGCGAGAACTTCAGTGTTGGGCAGAGGCAACTGTTGAGTCTCTCTCGGGCATTATTGCGTAGATCAAAGATATTAGTACTTGACGAAGCCACTGCAGCAGTAGATGTTAGAACAGATGCCCTCATACAGAAAACAATTCGAGAGGAATTTAAATCGTGCACCATGCTCATCATTGCTCATCGTCTTAACACCATCATAGACTGTGATAGGATTCTTTTGCTTGATGGTGGTAAG GTTCTTGAATATGATACCCCTGAAGAACTGCTATCAAATGAAGGCAGTTCGTTCTCTAAGATGGTGCAAAGTACAGGAGCCGCAAATGCCCAATATCTACGCAGCTTAGCACTCGGGAGTAAGTCAGATAGGGAAGAGAGTAAGCATAATGATGGCCAGAAAAAATGGCTTGCTTCGTCTCGCTGGGCTGCTGCAGCTCAATTTGCCCTTGCCGTCAGTCTCACCTCATCACAGAATGACCTAAAAAGATTGGAAGTGGAAGAAGAGAATAGCATACTCAAGAAAACAAGGGATGCTGTGATAACTTTGCAGGGGGTTttggaaaggaagcatgataGAGAAATCGAGGAATCTTTAGACCGATACCAAATATCCTCAGACAGTTGGTGGTCATCACTCTACAAGATGATTGAAG GTCTTGCAATGATGAGCAGACTGGCCAGGAGCAGGCTTCATCAATCAGACTTTGATTTTGATGATAGATCAATTAACTTTGATCAAGTTGATATGTAG
- the LOC112714342 gene encoding pentatricopeptide repeat-containing protein At3g09040, mitochondrial isoform X1 — MLASSLCLFAPQVQGFLFLRPYSLTIQHCPSPSPPSISQVYDDLLRICFRLQQTKTNPHHHHDYHVFYNIPNHGDGEMAKVVHAHAIKHDISSDGFLASATIDLYAAAGNVPFAQRLFHQLHPRQRHLSAYNSIISMYSRQGLFQNALRCFVSMMRFGQLPDQFTLAIALSVCSKLRNVEFGTLLHSCVIKAGFESNPFCQGALIDLYAKCGFLRHASAIFDTAVHLDTVSWTALISGYVRAGLPQDALQVFDKMQIAGCSPDQVVFVTVLNALVNLGKLDDACKLFRDMHTSNVVAWNAMISGHAKRGHHKEAIEFFLEMRKCGIKSSRSTLASVLSAIASLAALDYGLLVHGEAIKQGLGSSIYVGSSLISMYGKCEMLDAAKQVFDVMSEKNMVTWNAMLGVYAQNGYFNLVMELFLDMTRRTIEPDEFTFTSILSSCACFESLEIGRQVHSVVIKRSFANNLFVNNALVDMYAKAGALKEARKQFERMKTRDNISWNAIIVGYVQEEEETDAFKMFNRMRLHGIVPDEVALASILSACGNVKLLKAGLQFHCLAVKLGLETNLFVGSSLIDMYSKCWSIEDARKIYSSMPEWSVVSMNALISGYALKNIKEAINLFSEMLALGLKPSEITFASLIDACKGSQVNLGLQIHCAIVKRGLLCGSEFLGTSLLGMYMDSQRIADANVLFSEFSNLKSIVMWTSLISGYTQNDCCYEAINSYREMRDNSIFPDQATFVSVLRACALLSALQDGKEIHSLIFHTGFDLDELTSSALIDMYAKCGDVKSAVQVFEEMGTKKDVISWNSMIVGFAKNGHAERALKVFNEMAHSCVTPDDVTFLGVLTACSHAGWVSEGRQIFDLMVNCYGIEPRADHYACIVDLLGRWGNLKEAEEFIDKLNVKPNAMIWANLLGACRIHGDDIRGERAAKNLIKLEPDNSSPYVLLSNMYAASGHWNEARSLRRTMIQKEIQKMPGCSWIVVGQKTNSFVAEHRP; from the exons ATGCTTGCTTCGTCTCTCTGCCTAT TTGCACCTCAAGTCCAAGGTTTCTTATTCTTAAGACCTTATTCACTCACCATTCAGCACTGCCCTTCCCCTTCTCCTCCTTCCATCTCACAAGTCTACGACGACCTTCTCCGCATTTGCTTCCGCTTACAACAAACTAAAACTAATCCCCATCACCATCACGACTACCATGTGTTCTACAATATTCCCAACCACGGCGACGGGGAAATGGCCAAAGTTGTTCATGCACACGCCATCAAACACGACATTTCCTCTGATGGCTTCCTCGCAAGTGCCACCATCGATCTCTATGCCGCTGCCGGCAATGTCCCTTTCGCTCAGAGGCTCTTCCACCAGCTCCATCCCCGTCAGAGACATTTATCCGCTTATAATTCTATCATTTCCATGTACTCAAGGCAGGGGTTATTCCAAAATGCACTCCGTTGTTTCGTTTCTATGATGCGTTTTGGCCAGTTGCCTGACCAATTCACGCTCGCTATAGCTCTCTCTGTTTGTTCAAAGCTCAGGAATGTTGAATTCGGCACGCTGCTTCACTCCTGCGTGATCAAGGCAGGTTTTGAGTCCAATCCGTTCTGCCAGGGTGCTCTTATCGATCTCTATGCCAAATGCGGCTTTCTCCGCCATGCTAGTGCCATATTTGACACCGCAGTCCACTTGGACACTGTTTCTTGGACGGCTTTGATTTCTGGTTATGTTCGAGCCGGGCTGCCGCAGGACGCCCTCcaggtgtttgacaaaatgcagATAGCTGGCTGCTCTCCTGACCAGGTGGTTTTTGTGACTGTTCTCAATGCTCTTGTGAATTTGGGTAAGCTGGATGATGCCTGTAAATTGTTCCGAGACATGCACACTAGCAATGTTGTGGCATGGAATGCGATGATCTCTGGTCATGCTAAGAGGGGCCATCATAAGGAGGCCATTGAGTTCTTTCTCGAAATGAGGAAGTGTGGTATAAAGTCCTCAAGGTCCACGCTGGCAAGTGTTCTTAGTGCGATTGCCAGCTTAGCTGCGTTGGATTATGGGTTACTAGTCCATGGAGAGGCTATCAAACAAGGTTTGGGTTCTAGTATATATGTGGGAAGTTCTTTGATCAGTATGTATGGGAAGTGCGAAATGTTAGATGCTGCAAAGCAAGTATTTGATGTCATGTCTGAGAAAAATATGGTCACTTGGAATGCCATGCTGGGAGTTTATGCACAGAATGGTTATTTCAATCTTGTAATGGAGCTATTCCTTGATATGACACGGCGTACCATTGAACCGGACGAATTTACCTTCACTAGCATTTTGAGTTCATGTGCTTGTTTTGAAAGCTTAGAAATTGGTCGTCAGGTGCATTCAGTTGTTATCAAGAGAAGTTTTGCAAACAATTTATTTGTGAACAATGCATTGGTAGATATGTATGCCAAGGCTGGGGCTTTGAAGGAAGCTAGGAAACAGTTTGAGCGCATGAAAACCCGAGATAACATTTCTTGGAATGCCATTATTGTTGGATATGTGCAGGAAGAAGAGGAAACTGATGCTTTCAAAATGTTCAATAGAATGAGGTTACATGGCATAGTACCTGACGAGGTAGCTTTGGCAAGCATACTTAGCGCTTGTGGAAATGTTAAGCTATTAAAAGCAGGATTGCAGTTCCATTGCCTGGCAGTTAAGTTGGGATTAGAAACAAACCTTTTTGTTGGAAGTTCTCTTATTGACATGTATTCTAAATGCTGGTCCATTGAAGATGCACGAAAAATCTATTCTAGCATGCCTGAATGGAGTGTGGTATCCATGAATGCTCTGATTTCAGGATATGCtctgaaaaatataaaagaagcTATTAATCTTTTTAGTGAGATGCTAGCATTGGGGCTCAAGCCATCTGAAATTACATTTGCAAGCCTGATAGATGCTTGTAAGGGTTCTCAGGTAAATCTAGGGTTGCAGATCCACTGTGCTATAGTTAAGAGGGGTCTTTTATGTGGTAGTGAGTTCTTAGGTACCTCTTTGTTGGGCATGTATATGGACTCACAAAGGATTGCAGATGCCAATGTACTTTTCTCAGAGTTTTCGAACCTTAAAAGCATTGTTATGTGGACTTCTTTAATTTCTGGGTATACTCAAAATGATTGCTGTTACGAGGCCATAAATTCTTACCGAGAAATGCGGGACAACAGTATCTTCCCTGACCAAGCAACATTTGTTTCAGTTCTTCGAGCTTGTGCTCTCTTATCGGCATTGCAAGATGGGAAAGAGATACATTCTCTAATATTCCATACTGGTTTTGACTTGGATGAGTTAACCAGCAGTGCACTCATAGACATGTATGCTAAATGTGGGGATGTAAAAAGTGCTGTGCAAGTTTTTGAAGAAATGGGTACTAAAAAGGATGTGATTTCTTGGAACTCAATGATAGTTGGATTTGCAAAAAATGGTCATGCAGAAAGAGCTCTGAAGGTCTTCAATGAGATGGCTCACTCATGTGTTACACCAGATGATGTCACATTCCTCGGAGTGCTCACTGCTTGCAGCCATGCAGGGTGGGTTTCCGAGGGCCGTCAAATTTTTGATCTCATGGTGAACTGTTATGGCATTGAGCCCAGGGCTGATCACTATGCTTGCATTGTGGATCTTCTTGGTCGCTGGGGTAATCTCAAAGAAGCTGAAGAGTTCATCGACAAACTAAATGTCAAACCGAATGCTATGATTTGGGCCAATTTATTGGGAGCTTGCCGAATTCATGGTGATGACATAAGGGGAGAGCGAGCAGCTAAGAACCTTATTAAGTTAGAACCTGACAATTCTTCCCCATATGTATTGCTTTCTAATATGTATGCTGCATCAGGACATTGGAATGAAGCTAGATCTTTGAGGAGAACTATGATACAGAAAGAAATCCAAAAGATGCCTGGGTGTAGCTGGATTGTTGTAGGACAAAAGACAAACTCATTTGTTGCAG AGCACCGCCCGTGA
- the LOC112714342 gene encoding pentatricopeptide repeat-containing protein At3g09040, mitochondrial isoform X2, translating to MRLAVAPQVQGFLFLRPYSLTIQHCPSPSPPSISQVYDDLLRICFRLQQTKTNPHHHHDYHVFYNIPNHGDGEMAKVVHAHAIKHDISSDGFLASATIDLYAAAGNVPFAQRLFHQLHPRQRHLSAYNSIISMYSRQGLFQNALRCFVSMMRFGQLPDQFTLAIALSVCSKLRNVEFGTLLHSCVIKAGFESNPFCQGALIDLYAKCGFLRHASAIFDTAVHLDTVSWTALISGYVRAGLPQDALQVFDKMQIAGCSPDQVVFVTVLNALVNLGKLDDACKLFRDMHTSNVVAWNAMISGHAKRGHHKEAIEFFLEMRKCGIKSSRSTLASVLSAIASLAALDYGLLVHGEAIKQGLGSSIYVGSSLISMYGKCEMLDAAKQVFDVMSEKNMVTWNAMLGVYAQNGYFNLVMELFLDMTRRTIEPDEFTFTSILSSCACFESLEIGRQVHSVVIKRSFANNLFVNNALVDMYAKAGALKEARKQFERMKTRDNISWNAIIVGYVQEEEETDAFKMFNRMRLHGIVPDEVALASILSACGNVKLLKAGLQFHCLAVKLGLETNLFVGSSLIDMYSKCWSIEDARKIYSSMPEWSVVSMNALISGYALKNIKEAINLFSEMLALGLKPSEITFASLIDACKGSQVNLGLQIHCAIVKRGLLCGSEFLGTSLLGMYMDSQRIADANVLFSEFSNLKSIVMWTSLISGYTQNDCCYEAINSYREMRDNSIFPDQATFVSVLRACALLSALQDGKEIHSLIFHTGFDLDELTSSALIDMYAKCGDVKSAVQVFEEMGTKKDVISWNSMIVGFAKNGHAERALKVFNEMAHSCVTPDDVTFLGVLTACSHAGWVSEGRQIFDLMVNCYGIEPRADHYACIVDLLGRWGNLKEAEEFIDKLNVKPNAMIWANLLGACRIHGDDIRGERAAKNLIKLEPDNSSPYVLLSNMYAASGHWNEARSLRRTMIQKEIQKMPGCSWIVVGQKTNSFVAEHRP from the exons ATGCGTCTTGCAGTTGCACCTCAAGTCCAAGGTTTCTTATTCTTAAGACCTTATTCACTCACCATTCAGCACTGCCCTTCCCCTTCTCCTCCTTCCATCTCACAAGTCTACGACGACCTTCTCCGCATTTGCTTCCGCTTACAACAAACTAAAACTAATCCCCATCACCATCACGACTACCATGTGTTCTACAATATTCCCAACCACGGCGACGGGGAAATGGCCAAAGTTGTTCATGCACACGCCATCAAACACGACATTTCCTCTGATGGCTTCCTCGCAAGTGCCACCATCGATCTCTATGCCGCTGCCGGCAATGTCCCTTTCGCTCAGAGGCTCTTCCACCAGCTCCATCCCCGTCAGAGACATTTATCCGCTTATAATTCTATCATTTCCATGTACTCAAGGCAGGGGTTATTCCAAAATGCACTCCGTTGTTTCGTTTCTATGATGCGTTTTGGCCAGTTGCCTGACCAATTCACGCTCGCTATAGCTCTCTCTGTTTGTTCAAAGCTCAGGAATGTTGAATTCGGCACGCTGCTTCACTCCTGCGTGATCAAGGCAGGTTTTGAGTCCAATCCGTTCTGCCAGGGTGCTCTTATCGATCTCTATGCCAAATGCGGCTTTCTCCGCCATGCTAGTGCCATATTTGACACCGCAGTCCACTTGGACACTGTTTCTTGGACGGCTTTGATTTCTGGTTATGTTCGAGCCGGGCTGCCGCAGGACGCCCTCcaggtgtttgacaaaatgcagATAGCTGGCTGCTCTCCTGACCAGGTGGTTTTTGTGACTGTTCTCAATGCTCTTGTGAATTTGGGTAAGCTGGATGATGCCTGTAAATTGTTCCGAGACATGCACACTAGCAATGTTGTGGCATGGAATGCGATGATCTCTGGTCATGCTAAGAGGGGCCATCATAAGGAGGCCATTGAGTTCTTTCTCGAAATGAGGAAGTGTGGTATAAAGTCCTCAAGGTCCACGCTGGCAAGTGTTCTTAGTGCGATTGCCAGCTTAGCTGCGTTGGATTATGGGTTACTAGTCCATGGAGAGGCTATCAAACAAGGTTTGGGTTCTAGTATATATGTGGGAAGTTCTTTGATCAGTATGTATGGGAAGTGCGAAATGTTAGATGCTGCAAAGCAAGTATTTGATGTCATGTCTGAGAAAAATATGGTCACTTGGAATGCCATGCTGGGAGTTTATGCACAGAATGGTTATTTCAATCTTGTAATGGAGCTATTCCTTGATATGACACGGCGTACCATTGAACCGGACGAATTTACCTTCACTAGCATTTTGAGTTCATGTGCTTGTTTTGAAAGCTTAGAAATTGGTCGTCAGGTGCATTCAGTTGTTATCAAGAGAAGTTTTGCAAACAATTTATTTGTGAACAATGCATTGGTAGATATGTATGCCAAGGCTGGGGCTTTGAAGGAAGCTAGGAAACAGTTTGAGCGCATGAAAACCCGAGATAACATTTCTTGGAATGCCATTATTGTTGGATATGTGCAGGAAGAAGAGGAAACTGATGCTTTCAAAATGTTCAATAGAATGAGGTTACATGGCATAGTACCTGACGAGGTAGCTTTGGCAAGCATACTTAGCGCTTGTGGAAATGTTAAGCTATTAAAAGCAGGATTGCAGTTCCATTGCCTGGCAGTTAAGTTGGGATTAGAAACAAACCTTTTTGTTGGAAGTTCTCTTATTGACATGTATTCTAAATGCTGGTCCATTGAAGATGCACGAAAAATCTATTCTAGCATGCCTGAATGGAGTGTGGTATCCATGAATGCTCTGATTTCAGGATATGCtctgaaaaatataaaagaagcTATTAATCTTTTTAGTGAGATGCTAGCATTGGGGCTCAAGCCATCTGAAATTACATTTGCAAGCCTGATAGATGCTTGTAAGGGTTCTCAGGTAAATCTAGGGTTGCAGATCCACTGTGCTATAGTTAAGAGGGGTCTTTTATGTGGTAGTGAGTTCTTAGGTACCTCTTTGTTGGGCATGTATATGGACTCACAAAGGATTGCAGATGCCAATGTACTTTTCTCAGAGTTTTCGAACCTTAAAAGCATTGTTATGTGGACTTCTTTAATTTCTGGGTATACTCAAAATGATTGCTGTTACGAGGCCATAAATTCTTACCGAGAAATGCGGGACAACAGTATCTTCCCTGACCAAGCAACATTTGTTTCAGTTCTTCGAGCTTGTGCTCTCTTATCGGCATTGCAAGATGGGAAAGAGATACATTCTCTAATATTCCATACTGGTTTTGACTTGGATGAGTTAACCAGCAGTGCACTCATAGACATGTATGCTAAATGTGGGGATGTAAAAAGTGCTGTGCAAGTTTTTGAAGAAATGGGTACTAAAAAGGATGTGATTTCTTGGAACTCAATGATAGTTGGATTTGCAAAAAATGGTCATGCAGAAAGAGCTCTGAAGGTCTTCAATGAGATGGCTCACTCATGTGTTACACCAGATGATGTCACATTCCTCGGAGTGCTCACTGCTTGCAGCCATGCAGGGTGGGTTTCCGAGGGCCGTCAAATTTTTGATCTCATGGTGAACTGTTATGGCATTGAGCCCAGGGCTGATCACTATGCTTGCATTGTGGATCTTCTTGGTCGCTGGGGTAATCTCAAAGAAGCTGAAGAGTTCATCGACAAACTAAATGTCAAACCGAATGCTATGATTTGGGCCAATTTATTGGGAGCTTGCCGAATTCATGGTGATGACATAAGGGGAGAGCGAGCAGCTAAGAACCTTATTAAGTTAGAACCTGACAATTCTTCCCCATATGTATTGCTTTCTAATATGTATGCTGCATCAGGACATTGGAATGAAGCTAGATCTTTGAGGAGAACTATGATACAGAAAGAAATCCAAAAGATGCCTGGGTGTAGCTGGATTGTTGTAGGACAAAAGACAAACTCATTTGTTGCAG AGCACCGCCCGTGA